The following is a genomic window from Sphingorhabdus sp. Alg231-15.
CCGATCCACGCCTGAAAAAAGGATGGGTCCAGCGCATTGGAATAATAGGTGGCGATTCCGGCCAGTCGATGCTGAAGGAAATTGTCGATGTTGAAGTCAATGTCGCTCCAAGAGATCCTGAAAAGGCAGAAACGCCATCGAAAAAGCGGCCTTTGACCGTTTCTGCTGTCGGCGGACCTGTGAAAATACCGGAGACTCCGGTTGCCATGACCGGTGACTATGTCCGCACCATATTGCCCGGTCCGGAGGGGCAGGGTGCGCTGATTGCCTATCTCGACGATGGCGGGGTTTATGCACAACTGGATAGTCTGGATGAATCGCAGATTACCGATGAAGAGGATATTGATTCATCCTATTTTCCGGTGGTGTTGGTTGCCGATGCTGACCTCATGAACAATACCGGCATGGCGGACAAGCAGACCGCCGAGCATGCGCTCGCCTTGATCGCGGCGACAGGCATAGGGGCAGGTGACACGGTGACTTTCGATCTCACCTTCAACGGCCTTGGAACAACGGAAAACCTGCTTACGCTTGCTTTCCAGCCACCGTTTTTATCGGCGACAATCTGTTTGATCATCGCGGCGCTTGCGGCAGCCTGGATGGCATTTAACCGTTTCGGCCCAGCAGTGCGCGAACAGCGCAGCATTGGTTTTGGCAAGACCGCATTGGTCAACAACAGCGCTGGTTTCATCCACCGTATGCAGCGCGGCTATCTGGTTGCTGATCCTTATGGCGAGATGATCCGGAGCGCCGCAATCCAAGCCATCGGTCTTTCGCCCGCGGCCGATCGCGAAGAGTTAAATCGCAAGCTGGATATGCTTGGCGAGATCAACGGCAGCCGGTTTACGGCCTTGCTAAACAATCTCAATCACGCCGAGAATTCGTATGAAACGGCGGAACATGCTGCGGCGCTCTATAATTGGAAAAAGGAAATCATTGGATGAAAATCGGGGAATTGAAAACGCTGGCGGACAATATCCGCACCGAAGTGGCCAAGGCGATTATCGGGCAAGAAGAGATTGTTGATCATCTGCTGATCGCACTATTCTCCTCCGGCCATGTGCTGCTCGAAGGGCCTCCAGGAACCGCCAAAACCTTTCTCGCGCAGTGTTTTTCCGCAACACTCAGCCTCGATTTTGGCCGGATCCAGTTCACCCCCGATCTCATGCCTGGTGATATTGTCGGTTCCAACCTGTTCAACTTCCAGACCAGCACGTTCACGCTGACTCGCGGTCCGATCTTCTGCGATCTGTTGCTGGCCGATGAAATAAACCGCACCCCTCCAAAAACCCAGGCCGCGATGCTCGAAGCGATGCAGGAGCGCGCCGTCACTATTGATGGTGAGACCCATGACCTGTCTTCCCGTTTCATGGTTGTCGCAACCCAGAATCCGATCGAACAGCAAGGCGTATATCCTCTGCCTGAAGCGCAGCTGGACCGGTTTTTGTTCAAGTTGCTGATCGCCTATCCCGATGCCGAAGAAGAGAAAAAAATTGTCAGGCAATATGGCGAGCGCACAGGGGCGCCCGGACCAAAGGATTTTGGAATCTCCACACAGGCTGATGAAAAGACCTTGATTGCCGCCGCAGAAGCGGTGAAATCAGTAAAGCTGGTGGAAGACGTGACTGACTATATCGTCCGTCTGGTGCGCGCGACCCGTGAAACTGCCGATCTTGAAAATGGTGCCAGCCCAAGGGCCGCGATCATGCTCGCAACTGCGGCCCGTGCGCGCGCAGCTATATCGGGAAGAGACTATGTCGTGCCGGACGATGTAAAAACACTGGCACCGTCAGTATTGCGTCACCGCACCTTATTGTCGCCGGCAGCCGAAATTGAAGGCCGGCAGGTTGATACAATCATTGAAGCTCTGGTCGAACGGACGGAAGCACCGCGTTGATCTATCCGACTGCCAAGGCCGTTTTCCTGATCGCGATAGGTGCACCCGTTGCGGCTGTGCTGGCTGCGCTCATGCCCAATTTGTGGGCAATCGGAATTGCCTGGGCAGTGATGCTGTTGTTGCTGTTGGTCATTGATGGCTTGATCGCGGCTAAGGTGAACAAGGTCCAGTTGGCCGTGCCCAAGTCATCAGAAATCGGGGCGCCGCTGGAGCTTGCCGTGCAGGCTGAATTTGCGGGGCTGATGGCCCCGCGCCAGGTGAGCGGCAATCTCGGCGTGGACGACCGGATTTCTGCAAATGGCCGGATGGAGTTCACACTGAATCGCAACGAAGCGACTGCAAGGGACTATAGCGGCTCGGCCACAACAACGCCGGCTCGGCGCGGCACCGGAAAGATAGGCAATCTCTGGCTACGCTGGAAAGGGCCGCTGGGCCTGGCATGGCGGCAAACGTCGAAACAGAGCGATCAGACCATTGCGGTCATGCCCAATATTTCCGCTGTCCGTAGCCCAACCGTCCAGATGTTCTTGCGCGATTCAGTCTTTGGCCTGCTGGCCCGCAAATTTCGCGGCGAGGGCAGCGAATTCGAGGCGCTGGCCGAATATCAACCGGGCATGGATCGCCGCAGCATTGACTGGAAAGGGTCTGCACGGCACAGCAAATTGCTGGCCAAAGAATATGATACTGAACGCAACAATCAGATCATATTTGCGCTGGATTGCGGGTCGGCAATGTGTGAACCCATAGACGGCTTGCCGCGCATTGACCGTGCCGTATCCGCAGCGCTACTGACAGCTTATATCACATTGAAATCCGGCGATAAAACAGGCCTGTTCAGCTTTGCCGCAAAACCGGAACTCTCCACGCCCTTTTTGTCGGGGAGCCGTAATTTCTATCGCCTGCAGCAGGATGCAGCGACGATCGATTACCGGCACCAGGAAAGCAATTATACGTTGGCTCTGTCGGCCTTGTCTAATCGTCTGCAGCGGCGGTCGTTGATTATCATCTTTACCGATTTTACCGACCCGACCAGCGCAGA
Proteins encoded in this region:
- a CDS encoding AAA family ATPase, which produces MKIGELKTLADNIRTEVAKAIIGQEEIVDHLLIALFSSGHVLLEGPPGTAKTFLAQCFSATLSLDFGRIQFTPDLMPGDIVGSNLFNFQTSTFTLTRGPIFCDLLLADEINRTPPKTQAAMLEAMQERAVTIDGETHDLSSRFMVVATQNPIEQQGVYPLPEAQLDRFLFKLLIAYPDAEEEKKIVRQYGERTGAPGPKDFGISTQADEKTLIAAAEAVKSVKLVEDVTDYIVRLVRATRETADLENGASPRAAIMLATAARARAAISGRDYVVPDDVKTLAPSVLRHRTLLSPAAEIEGRQVDTIIEALVERTEAPR
- a CDS encoding DUF4350 domain-containing protein, which gives rise to MSVQANPFKRTTIIIMFAIGFAAFVALLYGLGTGDRLASGKNGQAHGASNSLVGYKALADIMRKTGTEVQYSRSAAGIDNPGLLILTPNPYADAEDLDQVIQDRAYAGPTMIILPKWQVMAVPDPRLKKGWVQRIGIIGGDSGQSMLKEIVDVEVNVAPRDPEKAETPSKKRPLTVSAVGGPVKIPETPVAMTGDYVRTILPGPEGQGALIAYLDDGGVYAQLDSLDESQITDEEDIDSSYFPVVLVADADLMNNTGMADKQTAEHALALIAATGIGAGDTVTFDLTFNGLGTTENLLTLAFQPPFLSATICLIIAALAAAWMAFNRFGPAVREQRSIGFGKTALVNNSAGFIHRMQRGYLVADPYGEMIRSAAIQAIGLSPAADREELNRKLDMLGEINGSRFTALLNNLNHAENSYETAEHAAALYNWKKEIIG
- a CDS encoding DUF58 domain-containing protein, with product MIYPTAKAVFLIAIGAPVAAVLAALMPNLWAIGIAWAVMLLLLLVIDGLIAAKVNKVQLAVPKSSEIGAPLELAVQAEFAGLMAPRQVSGNLGVDDRISANGRMEFTLNRNEATARDYSGSATTTPARRGTGKIGNLWLRWKGPLGLAWRQTSKQSDQTIAVMPNISAVRSPTVQMFLRDSVFGLLARKFRGEGSEFEALAEYQPGMDRRSIDWKGSARHSKLLAKEYDTERNNQIIFALDCGSAMCEPIDGLPRIDRAVSAALLTAYITLKSGDKTGLFSFAAKPELSTPFLSGSRNFYRLQQDAATIDYRHQESNYTLALSALSNRLQRRSLIIIFTDFTDPTSADLMLDAAGRLIDKHLVLFVVLEDEELSEFINKEPETAEDVARSVTAQSLLDQKRLVVTRLQHMGIDVIEGAHQNIGTQLINSYLKIKRRGQI